The genome window AACCATCACAACCTGCTTGCACTGCCTGAAAAGATCATTCAGTTTGGTACAGGCGTGCTGCTGCGCGGCTTGCCCGATTATTTTGTAAACAAGGCCAATCAGCAAGGGATTTTCAATGGCAGGATTGTGGTTGTGAAGTCTACAAACAGCGGCGGGACCGATGCATTTGCTACGCAGCAAAATGTATTCTCACACAGCATCCGCGGCATTGAGGATGGAAATCAGGTTGATAAGCTGGTAATTAATAGCGCCATAAGCCGGACCATTTCAGCAAACAGTCATTGGGCTGAGATTCTGGAATGTGCTCACAACCCGGGATTAAAAATTGTTATTTCAAATACGACAGAAGTTGGGATACAACTGACTGAGGATGATATTTTTGCTACTCCCCCAGCTTCCTACCCCGGAAAACTGACGGCTTACTTGTATGAGCGCTTTAAAGCATTTAACGGAAGTGCAGCGTCCGGAATGGTGATCGTTCCTACTGAGCTGATCGTTAACAGCGGGCAAAAATTACGCGACATTGTTCTCGAACAAGCCAAACGTCACAACCTGGACGAAACATTCAATCAATGGCTGGAAGAACATAATCATTTTTGCAGCTCGCTTGTGGACCGCATTGTTCCCGGCAAACCGGACGCTGAAACCGTGGCGCTTATTTCGGGTCAACAAGGTTATAAGGATGACTTACTGATCGTTTCGGAGGTTTACAGATTATGGGCTATTGAAGGGAGCGAACATGTGAAATCCGTTTTAAGCTTTGCTGAAGCGGATAAAGGCGTCGTGATAGAACCCAACATTGATCTGTACAGAGAGCTGAAATTACGCCTCCTTAACGGCACGCATACGCTTGCTTGCGGCCTTTGCTTCCTGAATGGACTGGATACGGTCCGGGAAAGCATGGAAAACCCTGAAACCGCATCTTTTATAGCGGATTTAATGTTGACAGAACTCGCTCCCGCCATTCCTTATAATGTGGATGCGGCGCGTGCGCAGGAATTTGGCAACCAGGTTCTGGACCGTTTCCGCAACCCGTTCATCCGCCACCAGCTGGTCGACATTACTGTGCAATACACAGCCAAAATGAGAATGCGGAATATCCCCACATTGCTGAGCCATTACAAAAAGTCCGATCAGGCACCAGCGCTTTTTGCAGAGGGTTTCGCTGCATTCCTGAAATTTATGAAGCCGGTCGTCCATAAAGACGGCGCTTACTACGGCGATCGCGATGGCCAGCCTTATTCGATCCGCTGCGATGCCGCCCCGTATTTCGATGAAATGTGGAAAACGGCGGCTTCACCGCTTGATCTTGCAGAGAAAGTTTTAGCCGATGTATCACTTTGGGATACGGATCTGACGCAGCTTCCCGGATTTCTGGACGCTGTGAAGTCGCATATGGCCGAGGCAGCAGCGATGGATACATTGCGCATTGTCCCCGGTGCCGATGCGCCCAAAATTGATGTTGATTAATGCTGTATAACGCCATTATCTAATAAAAATAGGATAAGGCGACTTTACCGGAAGCCTTCATACATACGGTCCGCTTTTTGTTGAAACAGACAAAAGCGGACTTTTTATTTACAAGCACTTCGATTCACTGTTGCCTGTCTGATGCTAAAAATCCCTTTGGCATCATTTTTGACTTTATGACACCCTGAAACTCAAAGAATGATGATCACGATTTTTGACTTATAACTGTGAAAAAATCTATAAAAATACTGATAGGAATAGTGGTTATTGTTATAATCGCACGCTTGCTGCTTCCCTATTTCGTGGTGAAATATGTGAACAAGGTGCTGGCTGATATGGATGGCTATACCGGGCACATTGACGACGTTGACATTCATCTCATCCGCGGCGCTTACCAGATAGACGGTATGAATATCCGCAAGGTGAATGGCAAAATAAAGGAGCCTTTTATTCTTATCCCTAAGATGGACCTCTCGGTGCAGTGGGAGTCGTTGCTGAAAGGAAAGTTGGTGAGCGAGGTGGAATGTCATAACCCGGAGATCAACTTCGCATTCAGCAGCAGCGAGGAAGCCAGCCAGACTGGTGCGGAAAACGATTGGACCAAAGTGATCAAAGACCTTTTGCCCATTGAAATAAACCGTTTCCAGATCATTAATGGCAAAGTAGACCTTACCAGCATTGTAAGCCAGCCCAAAACCGACCTGACGCTGAAAAACTTCAACCTCGAAATCGAGAACATTCGGAACGTTGAAGAAAAAGGTAAAAGTTTTCCTTCGCCAGTAAAAGCGACTGGTGATATGCCTGGTTTTGGCGGGACCATGCTCTTTACGGCCAATATGATGCTGTTAAAGAAAATTCCGGACTTTGATTACAATCTTAGTTTGAAAGACCTTCAATTGGTGAAACTCAACAGTCTGGCGCGGCAGTATGGCAACCTGGATTTTGAGCAGGGCACAATGAGCCTTCTGAGCGAGATGAAAATGGTCGACGGAAAGCTGGAAGGCTATTTGAAACCGCTTACCAAAGACATGAAAATATTTAAAATGAAGGAAGAAAACCGCAATGCGAGCCAGTTCTTTCGCGAACTTCTGGCAGAAGGCGGTGCTTTCATTTTGGAAAATAAAAAGAAGGATCAGGTGGCCACACGCATTCCATTAAAAGGGACTGTGGGCGAAATTTCAACTGACTTCTGGCCCATCATTATCAATGTGCTCCGGAATGCTTATGTGGAAGCCTTTAAGGCTGAATACGACTCTTCTATGAGCGTAAAAGACACTATTAAGGAAGTGCGGAAGGAGAGAAAAGAGAAGCGTAAAGAGCGACGTGCGGAAAGAAAGGCAAAGCGTGAACGCAAAAAAGCGGAACGTAAAAAAGATTAAGTTCCGCTTTCAGTCATATTGAAAATTGAATGATCAGCTCGCTTTCCGGAACTGGGCAACCAGTGCTATGCTTTCAGCAACTTTCTGCTCGATCCAGGAATAGTTACCGGCTTCGATGATGTCTTTTGGAAATAAATTGGATCCCAAGCCAACCGCATAGGCGCCTGCTCCAAACCATTCGTTAATGCTTTCAGCAGTTGGCTGTACGCCCCCGGTTACCATGATTTTAACATTCGGCATAGGCCCGCGGATCGCTTTAATGAATTTGGATCCTACAACATCACCTGGAAAAAGTTTAACCACTTCGGCTCCTGCCTGCTGTGCGTTGTAAATCTCCGTTAATGTAGAAACGCCCGGAATCCAGGGAATGTTGGCTTTCGCACAAGCATATCCAACGGCAGGGTTAAGGCAAGGTGTTACAATGAAATCGGTCCCTGCATCGATGAATTTCTGTGCAGTTTCGGCATCATAAATGGTCCCTATGCCCATGGATAAGCCTGGCAAGCTCTCTTTTGTATAGGCAACCAGCTCAGTAAATACAGTAAATGCGTTTTCGCCGCGGTTTGTAAACTCAAACGCACGGGCACCGCCCCTGTAACTGGCATTGATAACCTCTTTCGCTATTTCTATATCACCATGATAAAACAGCGGCAGCACGCCGACCTGATTCAATAGTGTTAATGTTGTTTCTTTGTCCATATCATTCTTTTTTTGGAACGGTAATCAGCGTTTGATCCTACCCGAAGTTTCCCCCTGCCGGATCGCCTCAACCTCCTGAATTGTGGAAATCAATGCGTCCCCTTCGATCGTATGTTTCAACGCAGAGGCCGCAACGCCAAATTCAAGTGCTTTTTGCTGATCATTAAATGTAATCAATCCGTGTATCAAACCGGCAATGAATGCGTCTCCACCACCCACTCTGTCGATAATGGGGTTGATTTCAATATCAGCCGTTTCCAACAATTCTTTTCCGTTCCATAGATAAGCCCGTAAAAGGTTGTGTGACGCGCTGATGGAAGTCCGTTTTGTATCAACAACCGTCTTCACTTGCGGATAGGCCTTCTGTAAATTGACACAGGACTCTATAAAATCGTTTCCGCCGATGCCAAAAATCTCCTTTATATTTTCGCTGTTTGCGATCACAATGTCCGTTCCGGCAGTCAGTTCGGGGAGAATGTCAGATGGCTTTTTACCATATTTCCACAGATTTGCCCTGTAAAAAATATCACCTGAGACGGTTATTCCGTATTTCCGTGCTGTTTTAATTCCATCCAGAAGCGCGTCTGCTGCTCCCTGGGAAAGTGCCGGCGTAATGCCTGCCCAGTGAAACCATTTGGCATCTTTCAAAATGCTGTCCCAATCAATTTCCTTTGGGTCTATCTCGGCCAATGATGAGTTAGCACGATCATAAACGATCTGGCTGCCGCGCAGGGCCGCACCCATTTCAAGAAAATAAACGGCCATTCTGGGGCCTCCGTAAATGATGTGGGAGATGTCAACCCCGTGAAATTGAAGATATTGCGCTGCTGCCCGACCTATTGCCGAGTCAGGAAAACGCGTTACATGTGCCGTATGATGTCCCCAATATGCCAAAGCCGTAGAAACATTCGCTTCTCCGCCGGCATAGGTAACATTCAGTTGACGTGCTTGTTCAAAACGGGAAAAACCTGGTGTAGAAAGTCGCATGAGGACTTCTCCAAAAGAAACTATTTGAGCCATAGTTGCAAACCTACCTAAAATCCGAAATAATTACTTGCATTGCGATAAGAAATGTCCTGAACCACTTTTCCAAGCCATTGCATATCATCAGGAAGCTCACCATTTTCTACATCGCTGCCAATCATGTTGCAAAGGATCCTGCGGAAATATTCATGACGCGGG of Dyadobacter chenhuakuii contains these proteins:
- a CDS encoding tagaturonate reductase, with the protein product MSLPQLSPELLDQRPDLLPNHHNLLALPEKIIQFGTGVLLRGLPDYFVNKANQQGIFNGRIVVVKSTNSGGTDAFATQQNVFSHSIRGIEDGNQVDKLVINSAISRTISANSHWAEILECAHNPGLKIVISNTTEVGIQLTEDDIFATPPASYPGKLTAYLYERFKAFNGSAASGMVIVPTELIVNSGQKLRDIVLEQAKRHNLDETFNQWLEEHNHFCSSLVDRIVPGKPDAETVALISGQQGYKDDLLIVSEVYRLWAIEGSEHVKSVLSFAEADKGVVIEPNIDLYRELKLRLLNGTHTLACGLCFLNGLDTVRESMENPETASFIADLMLTELAPAIPYNVDAARAQEFGNQVLDRFRNPFIRHQLVDITVQYTAKMRMRNIPTLLSHYKKSDQAPALFAEGFAAFLKFMKPVVHKDGAYYGDRDGQPYSIRCDAAPYFDEMWKTAASPLDLAEKVLADVSLWDTDLTQLPGFLDAVKSHMAEAAAMDTLRIVPGADAPKIDVD
- a CDS encoding DUF748 domain-containing protein; this translates as MKKSIKILIGIVVIVIIARLLLPYFVVKYVNKVLADMDGYTGHIDDVDIHLIRGAYQIDGMNIRKVNGKIKEPFILIPKMDLSVQWESLLKGKLVSEVECHNPEINFAFSSSEEASQTGAENDWTKVIKDLLPIEINRFQIINGKVDLTSIVSQPKTDLTLKNFNLEIENIRNVEEKGKSFPSPVKATGDMPGFGGTMLFTANMMLLKKIPDFDYNLSLKDLQLVKLNSLARQYGNLDFEQGTMSLLSEMKMVDGKLEGYLKPLTKDMKIFKMKEENRNASQFFRELLAEGGAFILENKKKDQVATRIPLKGTVGEISTDFWPIIINVLRNAYVEAFKAEYDSSMSVKDTIKEVRKERKEKRKERRAERKAKRERKKAERKKD
- a CDS encoding bifunctional 4-hydroxy-2-oxoglutarate aldolase/2-dehydro-3-deoxy-phosphogluconate aldolase, encoding MDKETTLTLLNQVGVLPLFYHGDIEIAKEVINASYRGGARAFEFTNRGENAFTVFTELVAYTKESLPGLSMGIGTIYDAETAQKFIDAGTDFIVTPCLNPAVGYACAKANIPWIPGVSTLTEIYNAQQAGAEVVKLFPGDVVGSKFIKAIRGPMPNVKIMVTGGVQPTAESINEWFGAGAYAVGLGSNLFPKDIIEAGNYSWIEQKVAESIALVAQFRKAS
- a CDS encoding sugar kinase; the protein is MAQIVSFGEVLMRLSTPGFSRFEQARQLNVTYAGGEANVSTALAYWGHHTAHVTRFPDSAIGRAAAQYLQFHGVDISHIIYGGPRMAVYFLEMGAALRGSQIVYDRANSSLAEIDPKEIDWDSILKDAKWFHWAGITPALSQGAADALLDGIKTARKYGITVSGDIFYRANLWKYGKKPSDILPELTAGTDIVIANSENIKEIFGIGGNDFIESCVNLQKAYPQVKTVVDTKRTSISASHNLLRAYLWNGKELLETADIEINPIIDRVGGGDAFIAGLIHGLITFNDQQKALEFGVAASALKHTIEGDALISTIQEVEAIRQGETSGRIKR